Proteins co-encoded in one Halococcoides cellulosivorans genomic window:
- a CDS encoding 2-oxoacid:acceptor oxidoreductase subunit alpha, translated as MTQDDLVWRIAGGSGDGIDSTSRNFAKALMRAGLHVFTHRHYPSRIRGGHTYVEVRASDEPVRSRGDGYNVLLALGDSFARSTEDEAYYGNEKLKPLAENLDELREGGIVIYDEGMLDEDDVADLDLETRAEENDWHLYPTDLRGIAREHGRDVMRNTAGVGVTAALLGIDPSYFETLMGESMDGDILDANLDVLSDAYEQTQEWEFTHDLEVPDGETEGEQALLNGSQGIAYGAIDEGCRFIAGYPMTPWTEVFSIMSKHLPKVGGIAEQVEDEIAAAALALGASHTGAKAMSGSSGGGFSLMSEPLGLAEMSETPVVLLEAQRAGPSTGMPTKPEQSDLEHVLYTSQGDSTRVVFAPANAEECYEQTRRAFEVAYEYQLPAIIMYDQKLEGELRNVPVEFFDRETHPDPGTILSEDEIAEAAHHASGTFARFKRDAEKGISPRSVPGQKGGRHLTSGNETNEWGHICEDPENRKDQVDRRFSKFEHIAEDLAGDESLVTRHGPADADYGVITWGSQQGTVFEAVDRLNADGQSVAALGVSQIKPFPAPEIEAFIEGVDEVVVVEMNASGQFKGLVQKELGAYGEKLSSLLKYNGNPFEPREIVEAVENTAAGDRDAPDDATTFVPATGD; from the coding sequence ATGACACAAGATGACCTCGTCTGGCGGATCGCTGGCGGGTCGGGCGACGGGATCGACTCGACCAGCCGAAACTTCGCCAAGGCACTGATGCGGGCGGGCCTTCACGTATTCACACACCGACACTACCCCTCACGGATCCGGGGTGGCCACACCTACGTCGAAGTGCGTGCGAGCGACGAGCCAGTCCGCTCGCGTGGCGACGGCTACAACGTACTGCTCGCGCTGGGCGACAGTTTCGCCCGGAGCACAGAAGACGAGGCGTACTACGGTAACGAGAAGCTCAAACCGCTCGCGGAGAACCTCGACGAACTGCGCGAGGGCGGTATCGTCATCTACGACGAGGGGATGCTCGACGAAGACGACGTCGCGGACCTCGACCTCGAAACGCGCGCCGAGGAAAACGACTGGCATCTCTACCCGACGGATCTGCGGGGAATCGCCCGCGAGCACGGGCGCGACGTGATGCGCAACACCGCGGGCGTGGGTGTCACCGCCGCGCTGCTCGGCATCGATCCCTCGTACTTCGAGACGCTGATGGGCGAGTCGATGGACGGCGACATCCTCGACGCCAACCTGGACGTGCTCTCGGACGCCTACGAACAGACCCAGGAGTGGGAGTTCACCCACGACCTCGAAGTTCCCGACGGCGAGACCGAAGGCGAGCAGGCCCTGCTCAACGGCTCGCAGGGCATCGCCTACGGCGCGATCGACGAGGGCTGTCGGTTCATCGCGGGCTATCCGATGACGCCCTGGACCGAAGTGTTCTCGATCATGTCCAAACACCTCCCGAAAGTCGGGGGGATCGCCGAACAGGTCGAAGACGAGATCGCCGCTGCGGCCCTCGCACTCGGTGCTTCTCACACGGGCGCGAAGGCGATGTCCGGGTCCTCGGGCGGTGGCTTCTCTTTGATGAGCGAACCGCTCGGCCTCGCGGAGATGTCCGAGACGCCGGTCGTCTTGCTCGAAGCCCAGCGCGCGGGCCCCTCGACGGGCATGCCGACCAAACCCGAGCAGTCCGATCTGGAACACGTCCTCTACACGAGCCAGGGCGACTCGACGCGTGTCGTGTTCGCGCCCGCGAACGCCGAGGAGTGTTACGAGCAGACCCGACGGGCCTTCGAAGTCGCCTACGAGTACCAGTTGCCCGCGATCATCATGTACGACCAGAAACTCGAAGGCGAACTGCGGAACGTTCCCGTCGAGTTTTTCGATCGCGAGACGCACCCCGATCCGGGGACGATCCTCAGCGAAGACGAAATCGCGGAGGCGGCCCACCACGCCTCCGGCACGTTCGCGCGGTTCAAACGCGACGCCGAGAAGGGGATCAGCCCCCGCTCGGTCCCGGGCCAGAAAGGCGGTCGTCACCTCACTTCGGGCAACGAGACCAACGAGTGGGGCCACATCTGCGAAGATCCCGAGAACCGCAAAGACCAGGTCGATCGGCGGTTCTCGAAGTTCGAGCACATCGCTGAAGACCTCGCGGGCGACGAGTCGCTCGTGACCCGTCACGGTCCGGCCGACGCCGACTACGGCGTCATCACCTGGGGCAGCCAGCAGGGCACGGTCTTCGAGGCCGTCGATCGGCTGAACGCCGACGGCCAGTCGGTCGCCGCGCTCGGCGTCTCCCAGATCAAGCCGTTCCCCGCACCTGAGATCGAGGCGTTCATCGAGGGCGTCGACGAGGTCGTCGTCGTGGAGATGAACGCCAGCGGGCAGTTCAAAGGTCTCGTCCAGAAGGAACTCGGGGCCTACGGCGAGAAACTGTCCTCGCTGCTGAAGTACAACGGCAACCCGTTCGAACCGCGCGAGATCGTCGAGGCCGTCGAGAACACCGCCGCGGGCGACCGGGACGCGCCCGACGACGCGACCACCTTCGTCCCAGCCACGGGTGACTAA
- the tmk gene encoding dTMP kinase, protein MLITLEGIDGSGKTTVWRALKEDVDAVFTREPTDSWYGDAVQRSIETDDADPMAELFLYMADHADHLDRVIRPALDRGECVVSDRYVDSRVAYQSVTLADRLDDPAATIDAMHADWSRSPDLTIYLDVEPRVALERSAAANKFERLEHLEAVATTYEDRIATDPERFVRVDASEPPAAVSDRVREIVRTATE, encoded by the coding sequence ATGCTGATCACGCTGGAGGGAATCGACGGATCCGGCAAGACGACGGTCTGGCGAGCGCTCAAAGAGGACGTCGACGCGGTGTTCACGCGCGAACCGACCGATTCGTGGTACGGAGACGCCGTCCAGCGGTCGATCGAGACCGACGACGCCGACCCGATGGCCGAACTCTTTCTGTATATGGCCGATCACGCCGACCACCTCGACCGAGTGATTCGACCCGCACTCGACCGCGGAGAATGCGTCGTCAGCGACCGATACGTCGACTCCCGGGTGGCCTACCAGTCGGTGACGCTGGCCGACCGCCTGGACGATCCGGCCGCGACGATCGACGCGATGCACGCCGACTGGTCACGCTCGCCCGATCTGACGATCTATCTCGACGTCGAGCCTCGCGTTGCCCTCGAACGAAGCGCGGCCGCCAACAAGTTCGAGCGCCTGGAGCATCTCGAAGCAGTCGCCACAACTTACGAGGATCGCATCGCTACCGATCCCGAGCGGTTCGTCCGGGTCGACGCCAGCGAACCGCCAGCGGCCGTTTCTGATCGTGTGCGTGAGATCGTTCGAACTGCGACCGAGTGA
- a CDS encoding thiamine pyrophosphate-dependent enzyme yields the protein MSTFSAIDQDREIDREEFTPGVEPQPTWCPGCGDFAVLKALKGAMADIGRSPEEVLTVTGIGCSSKLNSYFGSYGFHTIHGRPLPVARAAKLANPDLEVVAAGGDGDGYGIGANHFLHSARENHDMTYIVFNNEIFGLTKGQTSPTSPMGHTSKTQPSGNAKSPIRPLSLALTAGATYVARTAATNPRQAQEIVAEAIEHDGFAHIDFLTQCPTWNKDAKSYVPYTDVQDSDEYDFDVSDHGEANAMMRTVEDKLYEGEILTGRFYVEDGRPSYGQKKREQGEMPAEPLAQRYFEDGEWERSIDFVKKHT from the coding sequence ATGAGTACGTTCAGCGCCATCGACCAGGACCGAGAGATCGACCGTGAAGAGTTCACGCCGGGCGTCGAGCCCCAGCCGACGTGGTGTCCGGGCTGTGGGGACTTCGCCGTCCTCAAAGCGCTCAAGGGTGCGATGGCCGACATCGGCCGCTCGCCCGAGGAAGTGCTCACCGTCACGGGCATCGGCTGTTCGAGCAAGCTGAACAGCTACTTCGGCTCCTATGGGTTCCACACCATCCACGGCCGGCCGCTCCCGGTCGCTCGCGCCGCGAAACTCGCCAACCCCGATCTGGAAGTCGTCGCGGCGGGCGGCGACGGTGACGGCTACGGCATCGGCGCGAACCACTTCCTGCACTCGGCCCGGGAGAACCACGATATGACGTATATCGTGTTCAACAACGAGATCTTCGGGCTGACGAAAGGCCAGACCTCTCCGACGTCGCCGATGGGCCACACCTCGAAGACCCAGCCCTCGGGCAACGCGAAATCACCGATCCGGCCGCTCTCGCTCGCGCTCACCGCAGGCGCGACGTACGTCGCCCGGACGGCCGCGACCAACCCCCGGCAGGCCCAGGAGATCGTCGCGGAAGCGATCGAACACGACGGGTTCGCCCACATCGACTTCCTCACGCAGTGTCCGACCTGGAACAAAGACGCCAAGTCCTACGTTCCCTACACGGACGTTCAGGACTCCGATGAGTACGACTTCGACGTGAGCGATCACGGCGAGGCGAACGCGATGATGCGCACGGTCGAGGACAAACTCTACGAGGGCGAGATCCTCACCGGTCGGTTCTACGTCGAAGACGGCCGGCCCTCCTACGGCCAGAAGAAACGCGAACAGGGCGAGATGCCCGCCGAGCCCCTCGCTCAGCGGTACTTCGAAGACGGCGAGTGGGAGCGCTCGATCGACTTCGTGAAAAAGCACACCTGA
- the lrpA1 gene encoding HTH-type transcriptional regulator LrpA1: MNSESTARDILSILEADAKASYTEIADRAGVSKPTVRKYVDQLEDEGVIVGYSADVDPKKLTDRSIALVGIDLESERYIDAIRDLKTVDHVESLFTSSGDHTVMAEVRACDGDALGTVIDDEILTVEGVSAAHPSVLQERLK, translated from the coding sequence ATGAATTCGGAATCGACGGCGCGGGATATCCTCTCTATTCTCGAAGCCGACGCCAAAGCGTCGTATACGGAGATTGCCGACCGCGCCGGCGTCTCGAAGCCGACCGTCCGCAAATACGTCGACCAACTCGAAGACGAGGGCGTCATCGTCGGCTATTCGGCCGACGTCGACCCGAAGAAACTCACCGATCGATCGATCGCCCTCGTCGGGATCGACCTCGAAAGCGAGCGCTACATCGACGCGATTCGCGACCTCAAAACCGTCGATCACGTCGAATCGCTGTTCACCTCCAGTGGCGATCACACCGTAATGGCCGAAGTCCGGGCGTGTGACGGTGACGCCCTCGGAACGGTCATCGACGACGAAATCCTGACCGTCGAGGGTGTCAGCGCCGCTCATCCCTCGGTCCTCCAGGAGCGGCTGAAATAA